A window of Hymenobacter siberiensis genomic DNA:
GTGAACACCCCGCCAAAGCCTTTCAGCAGAAGCAAGATTCGAGTATTGCCGTAGGCTACAAGATGCTTCTCGCGGGCACAGTCGACGCCTTCTGCTCGGCGGGCAACACGGGCGCAATGCTGGTTGGGGCCATGCTCACGGTGAAAGCCGTGCCCGGCGTAATTCGCCCCGCCATCGCCAACTTCGTTCCCAAACTAACGGGCCAATTCGGCATTCTGCTCGATGTAGGGGCCAACGCCGAATGCAAGCCCGAAATGCTGGAGCAGTTCGGCGAGCTCGGCTCGCTCTATGCGCAGTACGTGCTGGGCATTGCGCAGCCCAAGGTGGGCCTCGTGAATCTGGGTGAGGAAGAGGGCAAAGGCACACCCATCACCCAGGCCGCGCACCAGCTGCTGAAAGCCAACCCGCACATTCATTTTGTGGGCAATATCGAAGGCCGCGACATGTTCAACGAGAAGGCCGACGTGGTGGTATGCGACGGCTTCACGGGCAATATCCTGCTGAAAATGGCCGAATCCATCTATGAGATGATGGAGGAAAAGCACATTCACGACCCGTTCTTCGACAAATTCAACTACGAGGCCGTGGGCGGCTCGCCTATTTTGGGTATTAATGACAATGCCATCATCGGGCATGGGCGGAGCACACCTTTGGCCATCGGCAATATGCTGGTGCAGGGCTTCAATATGGCCGACTCCGGGATTGTTGACCAAATAAAGGCTACTTTTAAGTCCTAGCCCCGGCTCCCGGCGGTGAAAAACCTCCGGCTTCGGCCGGATTTTTTTTAGATGCTTGGGCGCTCATTGCCGGAGCGTTGGGTGGCCGTACCCGGCCGCGCCGCCGCCCGCATTCCTATTTTACGCTTGCCCCGCCTACTTTTGCCCGTATGAAGATTACTGCCGCCATCACTGGTGTGGGTTCTTATGTGCCCGACTATGTGCTAACCAATGCCGAGCTTGAAAAGCTGGTGGATACCAACGACGAGTGGATTATGTCGCGCACCGGCATCCGCGAGCGTCGCATTCTGAAGGGAGAAAACCAGGGTACTTCCGTGATGGGCGTCAAGGCAGTACAGCGATTGTTGGAGAAAACCGGCACCAACCCCGACGATGTGGAGCTGCTGATTTGCGCTACCACCACGCCCGACCTGCTGTTTCCGGCCACTGCCAACATTATCTCCAACGGTGTGGGTATCACCAAGGCCTTCAGCTTCGATATGAATGCGGCCTGCTCGACCTTTCTGTTTGCGCTGGCCACGGGCGCGCAATACATTCAGGCGGGCACGCACAAGAAGGTGATTGTGGTGGGAGCCGATAAGATGTCGGCCATCGTGGACTACACCGACCGCGCCAACTGCATCCTGTTTGGCGATGCGGCCGCTGCGGTACTGCTCGAACCCAGCACCGACGGCTTCGGCATTCTCGACCAGGTGCTGCGCACCGATGGCTCAGGCGAAGCCTACCTGCACCAGAAATCCGGCGGCAGCCGCCGCCCCCCAACGCACGCTACGATAGATGCCAAGGAGCACTACATCTACCAGGAGGGTGCCACGGTATTCAAATTTGCCGTGAAGAGCATGGCCGATGTGGCCGCCCAGGTAATGGAGCGCAACCACCTCAGCAAGGACGACGTGGCTTTTCTGGTACCCCACCAGGCCAATAAGCGCATCATCGACGCCACGGCCAACCGCATGGGCGTGGGGCCGGAGAAGGTAATGCTCAACATTGACCGCTACGGCAACACCACCAACGCCACCATTCCGCTGTGCCTGTCAGACTACGAAAGCCAACTGCGCCGCGGCGACAACCTGATTCTTGCAGCCTTCGGCGGCGGCTTCACCTGGGGCTCCATTTACATTAAATGGGCGTATGATGGCGATAAGGTAGCCAGTGTATAGCTGTTAGCTAATGGATATTAGCTGTTAGCTTTGTCCCTCATTTGGATTTCCGGTTGTTCAATAGCCAATGGCTTTTACCCAACCGCTCTCAAAAACACCCACAAAAAGGCTAATAGCTAACGACTATCAGCTAAAAGCTTAAAAACCATGGCATCAACCGCCGACTTCCGCAACGGGCTCGTGCTCAATTACAACAACGAGCTGCACGTCATCACCGAGTTTCAGCACGTGAAGCCCGGCAAAGGCCCCGCCTTTGTGCGCACCAAGATGCGCAACATCAAAACCGGTCGCACCATCGACAACACCTTCAACGCTGGGGTGAAAGTGGAAACCGCCCGCGTGGAGCAGCGCCCGCACCAGTTTCTGTACAAGGACGACTACGGTTACAACTTCATGGATAACAGCACCTTCGAGCAGATAGTATTGCAAGAGGCGCTGGTGCCTTTCGCCGACATCATGAAGGAAGGCCAGGAGGTAACCATCCTCATGCACGCCGAAACCGAGCAGCCCCTCACGGCCGAGCTGCCCACTACCGTTGACCTGGTGGTGACGTACACCGAGCCCGGCCTGCGTGGCGACACCGCCACCAACACCCTGAAGCCCGCCACGGTAGAAACCGGTGCCCGCATCCAGGTGCCGCTGTTTGTTGATGTGGACACCAAAATCCGCATCAAGACCAGCGACTACAGCTACGTTGAGCGCGTGAAGTAACCTCAAGCCGTGCGTTGCTGGCTGTTGGCCAGCAACGCACGGCCAATAGCTATCCATATGTCAAATTCGCCCAAAAAGGAAAAGGACGCTGCCATGAAAGCCAAAGAACTACAGGAACTGCTCGATTTTATCGCTAAATCGGGTTTGAACAAGGTCAACATCGAAACCGAAGAATTTAAAATCTCGGTGCAGCGCGACCCCAATACCAAGCACATGACGACCATTGCCGCCCCGATGGCCCATGCCCCGGCCCCGGCAGCCGCTCCGGCCGCCGCTCCCGCCTCGGCAGCTGCTACCGAAGCGCCCGCCGGCAACTACAAGCCGTTGAAGGCTCCCATGATTGGCACGTTCTACCGCAGCAACGGCCCCGATTCGCCGGCATTCGTGCAAGTGGGCGATATGGTGGAGAAGGGCCAGGTTATCTGCATCATTGAGGCGATGAAGCTGTTTAATGAGATTGAAGCCGAGGAAAGCGGCCGCATCGTGAAGGCGCTGGTGGACAATGCCACGCCCGTAGAATACGAC
This region includes:
- the plsX gene encoding phosphate acyltransferase PlsX, whose amino-acid sequence is MKIALDAMGGDFAPQAAVAGALLAAEQLAGRATIVLIGQEDAVRPLLQAAGPAGTALEFVPASQVIDMGEHPAKAFQQKQDSSIAVGYKMLLAGTVDAFCSAGNTGAMLVGAMLTVKAVPGVIRPAIANFVPKLTGQFGILLDVGANAECKPEMLEQFGELGSLYAQYVLGIAQPKVGLVNLGEEEGKGTPITQAAHQLLKANPHIHFVGNIEGRDMFNEKADVVVCDGFTGNILLKMAESIYEMMEEKHIHDPFFDKFNYEAVGGSPILGINDNAIIGHGRSTPLAIGNMLVQGFNMADSGIVDQIKATFKS
- a CDS encoding beta-ketoacyl-ACP synthase III, with product MKITAAITGVGSYVPDYVLTNAELEKLVDTNDEWIMSRTGIRERRILKGENQGTSVMGVKAVQRLLEKTGTNPDDVELLICATTTPDLLFPATANIISNGVGITKAFSFDMNAACSTFLFALATGAQYIQAGTHKKVIVVGADKMSAIVDYTDRANCILFGDAAAAVLLEPSTDGFGILDQVLRTDGSGEAYLHQKSGGSRRPPTHATIDAKEHYIYQEGATVFKFAVKSMADVAAQVMERNHLSKDDVAFLVPHQANKRIIDATANRMGVGPEKVMLNIDRYGNTTNATIPLCLSDYESQLRRGDNLILAAFGGGFTWGSIYIKWAYDGDKVASV
- the efp gene encoding elongation factor P, which translates into the protein MASTADFRNGLVLNYNNELHVITEFQHVKPGKGPAFVRTKMRNIKTGRTIDNTFNAGVKVETARVEQRPHQFLYKDDYGYNFMDNSTFEQIVLQEALVPFADIMKEGQEVTILMHAETEQPLTAELPTTVDLVVTYTEPGLRGDTATNTLKPATVETGARIQVPLFVDVDTKIRIKTSDYSYVERVK
- the accB gene encoding acetyl-CoA carboxylase biotin carboxyl carrier protein; the protein is MKAKELQELLDFIAKSGLNKVNIETEEFKISVQRDPNTKHMTTIAAPMAHAPAPAAAPAAAPASAAATEAPAGNYKPLKAPMIGTFYRSNGPDSPAFVQVGDMVEKGQVICIIEAMKLFNEIEAEESGRIVKALVDNATPVEYDQPLFLIE